In one window of Rutidosis leptorrhynchoides isolate AG116_Rl617_1_P2 unplaced genomic scaffold, CSIRO_AGI_Rlap_v1 contig106, whole genome shotgun sequence DNA:
- the LOC139881032 gene encoding actin-related protein 2/3 complex subunit 4-like, with the protein MDGGWRGDDLVEIMIFGGGYEGGRLGRGNISLSLPFSCLVFHLASTLRLYLTCIRNTLDAAMCLQNFPCQEVERHNKPEVELKTSPELLLNPVLICRNEAEKCLIETSINSLRISLKVKQADELENILTKKFLRFLSMRAEAFQVLRRKPVQGYDISFLITNYHCEDMQKHKLIDFIVQFMEDIDKEISELKMSVNTRGRLVATEFLKQFI; encoded by the exons ATGGATGGTGGCTGGAGAGGCGACGATTTGGTCGAAATCATGATTTTTGGTGGTGGTTATGAGGGTGGCAGATTGGGAAGGGGaaacatctctctctctctcccatTCTCATGTTTAGTGTTTCATCTC GCAAGCACATTGCGGTTGTATTTGACTTGTATAAGGAACACACTTGACGCTGCTATGTGTCTGCAG AACTTTCCTTGTCAAGAAGTCGAAAGACACAATAAGCCAGAAGTCGAACTAAA GACCAGCCCTGAACTTTTGCTGAATCCT GTTTTGATATGTCGAAATGAGGCTGAGAAATGCTTGATAGAGACATCTATCAATTCATTACGCATAAGCCTCAAG GTTAAGCAGGCGGATGAACTTGAAAACATACTAACCAAAAAATTTCTTAGATTTTTGTCAATGAGAGCAGAAGCCTTTCAAGTTTTGAGGAGGAAGCCAGTGCAG GGTTATGACATAAGCTTTCTTATTACCAACTACCATTGTGAGGATATGCAAAAACACAAACTCATTGATTTTATCGTCCAATTCATGGAG GACATTGATAAAGAGATCAGCGAATTAAAAATGTCGGTTAACACTCGTGGGAGGCTGGTGGCAACGGAGTTTCTGAAGCAATTCATTTAG
- the LOC139881035 gene encoding LOW QUALITY PROTEIN: protein NO VEIN-like (The sequence of the model RefSeq protein was modified relative to this genomic sequence to represent the inferred CDS: deleted 6 bases in 6 codons) has translation MNRRNHNNNKNHRPTGSGGRGGGHHRPPQQESHHHPNYAYNQNPNFQFQNQLLQNIAALASSNNFQFQNPNFQFQNPNFSLQQQHYYTGHIANHQQLPAKETQVFSSSKRPALSLQRVEDSVAKAKHTLIAAGEHVSAWKVAQSTLLDLKMDSWSSLGFAMQEVPSLGRLIITEARINAFIHCFIAVQSITSLFDLEEAIRKNEGAKHYHELELGPFLRHPLVLHYFPLNSDDTDVIKITSEEIITYLCEFMDTREKREIKTDEFLDFIAKKKCVMGKEKLGIRIQTLGKLNGLLFNCITSGGVRLEALLGGASLLFDFLNCHVDKGVLFSEWQKIGLNFRIASSTCIIRMHISFISEARRMHDSPLKKYLKKSTGSGKRQRRPLFNSDKQSQDERFNTIRERFKTFSSEHPDFRGKHIRFASSSSEDEDSQEESPVQNINGSGRVSSCRYPSTGEEMARHGMKGEMDTHLSPIESSVQNVSSTNWVSSCPYPSVREEISRLGLKDEMDGQVSSVSGHQNVKSASLKKKRKYQNISNSGSEPTKILKKECVEQDVCSLENGSDMKKDRIFNEADVSLSDSSMKMFIATWKETCIQHNVTEVLERMLQISEPKDSKKASRRRKKVNFLISSYPLIALLNVAVASIKLGMWDSIYDTIQAIGQHGSVDSPPHMHPKYETIDVEPSGKNVPVVVGMQTPCVTVEEVINKVKTHFELDDGMQSTGTSHIEKSYFILKKLYKCECWLAEEFCVKEFNSLGFGEFLFFVEKHASQLPIALQNFLTGSDKVSLVACMAEHILFSLICQASSSLWEREKVTKQMIATLLMRQFPLLSFKIVESRPIKSFLDAVEILRNNTVSKCVLFSATLLETSFSEETLPRENYLSETIKVKTNTGHKMRVSQSVTSKDAIEVMCRAPMLSDLVSWSHWDLLFAPSLGSLIGWLLNDVHDNDLLCVATKEGQVIRIDHSATVESFLEVALQGLPFQTAVKLLSVFSLSGGKNHVPLSLLKCHARHAFEVMFKNHLGDLDVHCGEDSLVCGEAFYQGETHNEHATDIFSGGMQNLVNIKNVSSVAARFILECLSYLPSEFRGFAADVLLSGMRSVIKNAPLAILQNCNQKEGRLMLHDIGLSIGIVEWIDDYHVFCETASHNDLLQPSEAACMGAAGSEVITRQKCMEVTLDKYSGTEKDSNIPARTFQATKDLEVPSDRRVTGCTREENEVAEDLDATLVIESIRREEFGLDQNISDMECRMLKKQHARLGRALHCLSQELYSQDSHFLLELVQNADDNLYPENVEPTLAFILQDSQIVVLNNEEGFSAQNMRALCDVGNSTKKGSGAGYIGQKGIGFKSVFRVTDAPQIHSNGFHVKFDISEGQIGFVLPTKVPPCDVESFSRMAYRDTDQLGCKSWKTCVVLPFRSKLPEGNSINSIVKMFSDLHPSLLLFLHRLQCIVFRNMIDDSLAVMRKDILGDGIIKVSCGKDKMTWLVSSQKLQADTIHQKLRTDVVRRSVEITEVAVAFTLKESGEGEYTPQLVQQPVFAFLPLRNYGLKFILQGDFVLPSSREEVDGDSPWNQWLLSEIPNLFVDAERSFCSLPCFKETPGKAVTAYMSFVPLAGEVHGFFSCLPHTIISKLRMSNCLLLEGEHNQWVPPCKVLRGWTEQVRLLLPDSLLLQHLGLGFLEKDIVLPDSLARALGIVQYGPKILIQFMGSLCSTQNGLKLMGMEWLSSWLNELYKMLCASGQSLQYSGLETDVMETLRKLSFIPLLGGTYSSVEEGTIWLHSEASGTVFDGAHGLRTFPELCAKLRTVDHALLSAATHDMSVENIDNITCMLNMIGVQQLSGHEIVKAHILPAISDDTVTIESKNLMTDYLCFAMIHLQSSCPQCGIERDYLVSELRNKAFILTNHGFKRPAEVPIHFSQEFGNPINMSKLINVLTITWNEVDTTYLTHPSTGPLSSGLMNCRKFLQEIGITDFVHVVQVEKNLADILDTISDNSILERDLISPGLVARDWESHELVNLLFALSMNGDRESCKYMLEVLDIMWDDIFCNKVLGFCNFSSSADSKTFMSSFVRSILGVQWVPSSMDEKLHYPNDLFHDCQEVRLILGTFAPFAVPKVKSEKLLDVIGFKTNVSLDDALEILKVWRSAETPFKASLAQMTKFYSFIWDKMSTSQQKVINEFFSGAVIFVPYASTAGSEEMLSGIFLTLEEVYWSDPTGSEEKIIEIHMRGSSKDVKKFPQSKTLCNIYPGLHDFFVNECGVRESPSTSSYLQILKQLAVVALPSQAAKTIFKVFLKWADGLKSGLLNSEDIIHLKECLTKSECTVLPTVQDRWVSLHASLGPVCWCDDNKLGKRFKNLDNIDFLYFGNLNDNERGMLKTKVSILFKALGIPALSELVSRQVTYSDPVGDTSKALLVNWALPYAQRYMHSVHSNEYTKLKESGFDSVTNLEIIVVEKLNYRNVIKNYGIVSKKLYGSSCLLEGNILYTTSNTSSHKLFMELSSLFFDGKPDLYLANFLHMIRTMAESGSAKDQTEAFILNSQKVSVLPDDESIWSLSCLPSLLAQVQGATEEQTDLQLSLLENDENISIDGSKKQSTSASKYSSWPLSDWKTAPGVRDVEEKGADAKSEVSTLASFSNRDVSFDPVDLNLVSDGFETGPSGFSIRDRLNTGAPHPSQALLTGRLGEHIAFKYFSESLAKKNVRWVNEDNETGLPYDMVIGETEESPEYIEVKSTKSARKDWFKITMREWQFANEKGDSFSVAHVVLLGNNVARVSVYKNPVKLCYQGKLQLVVMMPKDQDFSIVS, from the exons ATGAACAGACGCAACCATAATAATAACAAGAACCACCGCCCTACCGGCAGCGGAGGCCGTGGTGGTGGCCACCATAGACCGCCCCAACAAGAATCGCACCACCATCCTAACTATGCATACAACCAGAATCCCAACTTTCAATTTCAAAACCAACTCCTACAGAACATAGCGGCTCTAGCTTCCTCTAACAATTTTCAATTCCAAAACCCTAACTTCCAGTTTCAGAACCCAAACTTTTCTCTACAACAACAACATTATTATACGGGGCATATTGCCAATCATCAGCAGCTACCGGCAAAGGAAACTCAGGTTTTTTCTTCCTCTAAAAGACCAGCATTATCACTCCAGAGAGTTGAGGATTCTGTCGCAAAGGCGAAACATACACTTATTGCAGCAGGGGAGCATGTCTCTGCTTGGAAGGTTGCGCAGAGTACCCTTCTAGACCTCAAAATGGATTCTTGGAGCTCATTGGGTTTTGCAATGCAGGAAGTTCCATCTCTTGGCAGACTCATCATCACTGAAGCTAGG ATAAATGCATTTATACACTGTTTTATTGCGGTCCAAAGCATCACATCATTGTTTGATTTGGAAGAGGCCATTCGCAAAAATGAGGGTGCTAAGCACTATCACGAGCTGGAATTGGGACCTTTCTTACGACACCCACTTGTCTTGCACTATTTTCCACTGAATTCAGACGACACTGATGTGATTAAAATAACCTCCGAGGAGATCATTACTTACCTTTGTGAGTTCATGGATACACGGGAAAAGAGAGAAATTAAAACAGATGAGTTTCTGGATTTCATTGCTAAAAAGAAATGTGTCATGGGCAAGGAAAAGCTTGGCATTCGCATTCAAACTTTGGG GAAGTTGAATGGACTGTTATTTAACTGCATTACTTCGGGTGGGGTTCGTTTAGAAGCGCTTCTTGGGGGGGCCAGCTTGCTCTTTGATTTCCTTAATTGCCACGTTGATAAAGGCGTTCTCTTTTCTGAGTGGCAAAAGATCGGCCTGAATTTTAGAATTGCTTCCTCAACATGCATCATTAG GATGCATATTTCTTTTATCTCAGAAGCAAGGAGAATGCATGATTCCCCATTAAAGAAATATTTGAAGAAGTCAACTGGAAGTGGCAAACGACAGAGGCGACCTCTTTTTAATTCAGACAAACAGTCGCAAGATGAACGCTTCAATACCATACGTGAGCGTTTCAAAACATTTTCTTCTGAACACCCTGATTTTCGTGGTAAGCACATAAGGTTTGCCTCCTCAAGCTCAGAGGATGAAGACAGCCAGGAGGAATCTCCAGTTCAAAATATAAATGGTTCTGGCCGAGTGAGTAGCTGTCGTTATCCATCAACAGGGGAGGAGATGGCGAGGCATGGGATGAAAGGTGAAATGGATACCCACCTTTCTCCAATTGAGTCCTCTGTTCAAAATGTCAGCAGTACCAATTGGGTGAGTAGCTGTCCTTACCCATCTGTGAGAGAGGAGATCTCAAGGCTTGGGTTGAAAGATGAAATGGACGGCCAAGTTTCTTCTGTTTCTGGGCATCAAAACGTGAAGTCAGCATCTTTGAAAAAGAAAAGAAAGTATCAAAATATCTCCAACTCTGGCTCCGAACCCACTAAAATCCTTAAAAAAGAGTGTGTGGAGCAAGATGTCTGTTCCCTTGAGAATGGCAGTGACATGAAGAAAGATAGAATTTTTAATGAAGCTGATGTTTCACTTTCTGATAGTTCTATGAAGATGTTTATTGCGACTTGGAAGGAGACATGCATTCAGCACAATGTCACTGAG GTTCTCGAAAGAATGCTTCAGATCTCTGAACCAAAAGATAGCAAGAAAGCATCACGCCGAAGAAAGAAAGTTAATTTTTTGATTTCTTCATATCCGTTGATTGCATTACTAAATGTTGCG gtCGCGTCAATCAAACTTGGGATGTGGGATAGTATTTACGACACTATCCAAGCCATTGGCCAACATGGATCAGTTGACTCGCCTCCTCACATGCACCCAAAATACGAAACCATAGATGTTGAACCAAGTGGAAAGAATGTGCCAGTTGTAGTTGGGATGCAGACACCAT GTGTGACAGTTGAAGAAGTCATCAACAAAGTCAAAACTCATTTTGAGCTGGATGATGGAATGCAGAGTACTGGTACATCGCACATAGAAAAAAGTTACTTTATCTTGAAAAAACTTTACAAATGTGAATGTTGGTTGGCTGAGGAATTTTGTGTCAAGGAATTCAACTCTCTTGGTTTTGGCGAGTTCTTGTTTTTTGTGGAAAAGCATGCCTCACAATTACCAATTGCATTGCAGAACTTCTTGACTGGTTCCGATAAAGTATCACTAGTAGCTTGCATGGCTGAACATATCTTGTTTAGCTTGATATGTCAAGCATCTAGTAGTTTGTGGGAAAGGGAAAAGGTTACAAAGCAAATGATTGCTACGCTGCTAATGAGGCAATTCCCATTGCTTAGTTTCAAAATTGTGGAAAGTCGGCCCATTAAGAGCTTTTTAGATGCAGTGGAAATTTTGAGGAACAATACTGTTTCAAAATGCGTCTTGTTTTCCGCAACATTGTTAGAAACTTCTTTTTCTGAAGAGACATTACCTCGTGAGAACTATTTATCAGAAACCATCAAGGTAAAAACCAACACAGGCCACAAAATGAGGGTATCTCAATCTGTTACATCCAAGGATGCAATCGAAGTTATGTGTAGGGCGCCTATGCTGTCAGATTTGGTCTCATGGTCGCATTGGGACCTTTTATTTGCTCCCTCACTTGGTTCTCTTATAGGATGGTTGTTAAATGATGTTCATGACAACGACCTGCTCTGTGTGGCGACAAAAGAGGGCCAAGTGATCCGTATCGATCATTCAGCCACTGTGGAGTCATTTCTGGAAGTTGCACTTCAGGGATTACCTTTCCAAACGGCTGTGAAATTGCTTTCTGTGTTCTCATTATCAGGCGGGAAGAATCATGTGCCTTTGTCCCTTCTGAAATGCCATGCACGGCATGCATTTGAAGTTATGTTTAAGAATCATCTAGGTGATTTAGATGTCCATTGTGGTGAAGATTCTCTTGTGTGTGGAGAAGCATTTTACCAAGGAGAAACGCACAATGAACATGCTACTGATATTTTTAGTGGCGGGATGCAGAATTTGGTCAATATTAAAAATGTTTCGTCTGTTGCTGCGAGGTTCATCCTTGAGTGTCTTTCTTACCTACCATCAGAATTCCGTGGATTTGCAGCCGATGTTTTGCTTTCAGGAATGCGTTCGGTAATAAAAAATGCGCCATTAGCCATTTTGCAGAATTGTAATCAAAAGGAGGGGCGTCTCATGCTTCACGATATTGGATTGTCTATTGGTATAGTAGAGTGGATTGATGATTATCATGTATTTTGTGAGACTGCTAGCCATAATGACTTGCTCCAGCCGTCTGAAGCAGCATGCATGGGGGCTGCTGGGTCTGAGGTTATCACGAGGCAAAAGTGCATGGAGGTCACATTGGATAAGTATTCTGGTACTGAAAAGGATTCGAATATCCCTGCCAGGACTTTTCAAGCAACTAAGGATTTGGAGGTGCCTAGCGACAGAAGAGTCACTGGCTGCACCAGAGAAGAAAATGAAGTTGCTGAAGACCTGGATGCAACCTTGGTCATTGAATCCATCAGGCGGGAGGAA TTTGGTCTAGATCAAAATATTTCAGACATGGAGTGTAGGATGTTGAAGAAGCAGCATGCTCGCTTAGGGAGAGCACTTCATTGTCTTTCTCAAGAATTGTACTCTCAGGATTCACATTTTCTCCTGGAGCTA GTTCAAAATGCTGATGACAATCTCTATCCTGAGAATGTGGAGCCAACACTCGCATTCATTCTTCAAGACTCACAAATTGTTGTATTAAATAATGAGGAAGGCTTTTCTGCTCAGAACATGAGAGCGCTTTGTGATGTTGGAAATTCCACAAAGAAAGGATCTGGTGCTGGATACATAGGGCAGAAAGGCATAGGCTTCAAATCTGTGTTTCGG GTTACGGATGCCCCGCAGATCCATTCGAATGGGTTCCATGTCAAGTTTGACATAAGTGAGGGTCAAATTGGTTTTGTTTTACCTACAAAAGTACCTCCTTGTGATGTTGAGTCGTTCAGCAGGATGGCATATAGGGACACGGATCAACTTGGCTGCAAGTCCTGGAAAACTTGTGTAGTGCTTCCTTTCAGATCAAAGTTACCAGAAGGAAATTCCATCAACAGCATTGTGAAGATGTTTTCTGATCTCCATCCTTCTTTATTACTGTTTCTTCACCGCCTTCAGTGTATTGTATTCCGAAACATGATTGATGATTCACTTGCTGTCATGAGAAAGGATATATTAGGTGATGGTATCATAAAGGTTTCATGT GGAAAAGATAAGATGACTTGGTTGGTTAGCTCTCAGAAGTTGCAGGCAGATACCATCCATCAAAAGTTGCGGACAGATGTTGTTCGTCGGTCTGTAGAGATTACAGAAGTTGCAGTAGCATTCACATTGAAAGAGTCAGGTGAAGGTGAGTATACACCTCAACTAGTCCAGCAGCCCGTTTTTGCCTTTCTACCTCTAAGAAATTATGGTCTAAAGTTCATTCTGCAAGGTGATTTTGTTCTTCCTTCATCTAGAGAAGAGGTTGATGGAGATAGTCCATGGAATCAGTGGTTGTTGAGTGAGATCCCTAATCTGTTTGTTGATGCAGAAAGATCTTTTTGTTCCCTTCCTTGTTTCAAGGAGACTCCAGGGAAGGCTGTGACAGCTTATATGAGTTTTGTTCCACTTGCTGGAGAAGTGCATGGTTTTTTCTCGTGTCTTCCTCATACTATCATTAGTAAATTAAGAATGTCAAATTGCTTACTTCTGGAAGGAGAACATAATCAATGGGTGCCTCCATGTAAGGTTCTAAGAGGATGGACTGAACAAGTGCGTCTTCTTCTACCTGATAGCTTGCTTCTTCAGCACCTTGGCCTTGGATTTTTGGAGAAGGATATAGTTTTGCCTGATTCGTTGGCGAGGGCATTAGGTATTGTACAGTATGGACCTAAGATTCTTATTCAATTTATGGGCTCTTTATGTAGTACGCAAAATGGCCTCAAGTTGATGGGCATGGAATGGTTATCTTCGTGGCTAAATGAATTATATAAAATGTTATGTGCTTCTGGGCAGTCTTTACAATACTCTGGATTAGAAACTGACGTAATGGAGACCCTGCGAAAACTAAGTTTTATTCCTCTCTTAGGCGGTACATATAGCTCGGTGGAGGAAGGTACAATTTGGTTGCATTCTGAGGCTTCAGGAACTGTCTTTGATGGTGCACATGGGCTTCGAACATTTCCCGAATTATGTGCCAAACTTCGAACTGTAGATCATGCTCTCCTGTCTGCAGCAACTCATGATATGTCAGTAGAAAACATTGATAACATTACCTGTATGCTTAATATGATTGGAGTCCAACAGCTATCTGGACATGAAATTGTCAAGGCACACATACTGCCAGCGATATCTGATGACACAGTTACAATTGAAAGCAAGAATTTGATGACGGATTACCTTTGTTTTGCAATGATCCACTTACAGTCTAGCTGCCCTCAATGTGGTATTGAAAGGGATTACCTTGTCTCAGAGTTGCGGAATAAAGCATTTATTTTGACAAATCATGGTTTCAAGCGACCTGCTGAGGTACCAATTCATTTTAGTCAGGAATTTGGTAATCCAATCAACATGAGTAAGTTGATTAATGTTCTGACCATTACATGGAACGAGGTTGATACAACATATTTGACACATCCATCAACCGGGCCACTCTCATCTGGATTGATGAACTGCAGGAAATTCCTCCAGGAAATTGGCATCACAGATTTTGTGCATGTAGTTCAAGTTGAAAAGAATCTCGCTGATATACTTGATACCATTTCCGATAATTCAATATTAGAGAGGGATTTGATTTCTCCGGGATTAGTTGCCCGAGACTGGGAATCCCATGAACTGGTTAATCTGTTATTTGCATTGTCCATGAATGGCGATAGAGAAAGTTGTAAATATATGCTAGAGGTTCTTGATATTATGTGGGATGATATTTTCTGTAACAAAGTTTTGGGATTTTGCAATTTCAGTTCTAGCGCTGATAGCAAAACTTTTATGTCTTCTTTTGTGAGAAGTATTTTGGGCGTTCAGTGGGTACCATCAAGCATGGATGAGAAGCTTCACTATCCTAATGATCTATTCCATGATTGCCAAGAAGTGCGCTTGATCCTGGGTACTTTTGCTCCATTTGCTGTCCCAAAG GTGAAAAGTGAAAAGTTACTAGATGTTATTGGATTTAAGACTAATGTTTCCCTTGATGATGCC CTGGAAATTCTGAAGGTCTGGAGAAGTGCAGAGACCCCTTTCAAGGCCAG CTTGGCGCAAATGACAAAATTTTACTCGTTCATTTGGGATAAAATGAGTACCTCGCAGCAAAAGGTCATCAATGAGTTTTTTTCAGGAGCTGTCATATTTGTGCCTTATGCATCCACCGCTGGGAGTGAGGAGATGCTGTCTGGCATATTTTTAACTCTCGAAGAAGTTTATTGGAGTGATCCCACTGGATCTGAGGAAAAAATTATAGAGATCCATATGCGGGGAAGTTCCAAAGACGTGAAAAAGTTCCCCCAAAGCAAGACATTATGCAACATTTATCCAGGACTTCATGACTTCTTTGTTAATGAGTGCGGAGTACGAGAGTCCCCTTCAACCAGTAGCTACCTCCAGATTCTGAAGCAGTTAGCAGTGGTTGCCTTGCCTTCACAAGCTGCTAAAACT ATTTTCAAAGTTTTTCTGAAATGGGCTGACGGACTGAAATCTGGGTTACTAAATAGTGAAGACATCATTCACTTGAAGGAATGCCTCACAAAGTCTGAATGTACTGTGCTTCCTACTGTTCAAGATAGATGGGTTTCTCTGCACGCTTCTTTGGGGCCGGTGTGCTGGTGTGACGATAACAAGTTGGGAAAGAGATTCAAGAATTTGGATAACATCGATTTTCTATATTTCGGCAATCTTAATGATAATGAACGAGGCATGCTTAAAACGAAGGTGTCCATTCTTTTTAAAGCGTTGGGGATTCCTGCTCTTTCAGAG TTGGTATCACGACAGGTAACATATAGTGATCCTGTTGGTGATACTTCTAAAGCTTTACTGGTAAATTGGGCTCTACCTTATGCTCAACGGTACATGCATAGTGTACACTCTAATGAATATACTAAACTGAAGGAATCCGGATTTGACAGTGTGACAAATCTAGAAATTATCGTTGTTGAAAAGTTAAACTACAGGAATGTCATAAAGAATTATGGCATTGTTTCAAAGAAGCTGTATGGAAGTAGCTGCCTTCTTGAG GGAAACATCTTGTATACGACAAGCAATACGAGTTCACAT AAACTTTTCATGGAACTCTCTTCTTTATTTTTCGATGGAAAACCTGACCTATATTTGGCAAATTTTCTTCACATGATAAGAACTATGGCGGAATCAGGTTCAGCAAAGGATCAGACTGAAGCATTTATATTGAACAGCCAAAAGGTGTCGGTGCTTCCTGATGACGAATCTATTTGGTCCCTCTCCTGTCTACCTTCTTTGCTTGCACAAGTACAAGGTGCTACCGAGGAGCAGACTGATCTCCAACTTTCTTTGCTGGAGAATGATGAAAATATTTCTATTGATGGTAGTAAAAAACAAAGTACATCCGCTTCCAAATACTCAAGCTGGCCACTGTCAGATTGGAAAACTGCACCAGGTGTTAGGGATGTTGAAGAGAAAGGGGCTGAT GCCAAGTCGGAAGTCTCAACATTGGCCAGTTTTAGC